A portion of the Anser cygnoides isolate HZ-2024a breed goose chromosome 29, Taihu_goose_T2T_genome, whole genome shotgun sequence genome contains these proteins:
- the LOC136787365 gene encoding olfactory receptor 14C36-like, with protein sequence MYFFLLNLALLDLGSISASVPKAMANFLWDTRAISYPGCAVQLFLLVFLISAELSLLTIMAYDRYIAICQPLHYGTLLGTRACATMAAAAWGSGFLHAVLHTANTFSLPLCNGNSLNQFFCEIPQILKLSCSDSYLREVHVLVVTAFLFGSCFIFIALSYVQIFRAVLKIPSQQGRHKAFSTCLPHLAVVSLFMSTIMFAHLKPPSISSPSLDLVLAVLYAVVPPAVNPLIYSMRNQELKNAIWKLMTTCVS encoded by the coding sequence atgtacttcttcctcctcaacctcgccctcctcgacctgggctccatctccgcttctgtccccaaagccatggccaatttcctctgggacaccagggccatttcctaccCAGGATGTGCTGTACAGCTCTTTTTGCTAGTCTTTTTGATTTCAGCAGAATTATCTCTTCTCACaatcatggcctacgaccgctacatcgccatctgccagcccctgcactacgggaccctcctgggcacCAGAGCCTGTGccaccatggcagcagctgcctggggcagtggctttctccacgctgtgctgcacactgccaatacattttcactgcctCTCTGCAATGGCAATTCCCTcaaccagttcttctgtgaaatcccccagatcctcaagctctcctgctcagactcctaCCTAAGGGAAGTTCATGTTCTTGTGGTTACTGCTTTTCTATTTGgtagttgttttattttcattgctctATCatatgtgcagatcttcagggccgtgctgaaGATCCCGTCCcagcagggacggcacaaagccttttccacgtgcctccctcacctggctgtggtctccctctttatGAGCACCATCATGTTTGcccacctgaagcccccctccatatcctccccatccctggacctggtgctgGCAGTCCTGTATgcagtggtgcctccagcagtgaaccccctcatctacagcatgaggaaccaggagctcaagaatGCCATATGGAAACTGATGACCACGTGTGTTTCATAA